Proteins encoded by one window of Dietzia sp. B32:
- the guaA gene encoding glutamine-hydrolyzing GMP synthase, giving the protein MAENAQTDSQLAAEAVAPRPVLVVDFGAQYAQLIARRVREARIYSEVIPHTATVEEIRAKDPVALVLSGGPSSVYAEDAPSLDPAVFDLGLPVFGICYGFQAMAGALGGEVAHTGSREYGRTDVNVSGGVLHAGLPEHHPVWMSHGDAVTAAPEGFTVTASSPGAPVAAFECTERRMAGVQYHPEVLHSPHGQQVLSRFLTEVAGLEPTWTASNIADQLVEAVREQIGDGHAICGLSGGVDSAVAAALVQRAIGDRLTCVFVDHGLLRAGEREQVENDFVAATGARLITLDDSDVFLGHLADVTDPETKRKIIGREFIRSFERAVTQALELQGSGESAASSVDFLVQGTLYPDVVESGGGAGTANIKSHHNVGGLPDDVEFTLVEPLRLLFKDEVRAVGRELGLPEAIVGRHPFPGPGLAIRIVGAVDRDRLETLRAADAIVREEMTAAGLDSTVWQCPVVLLADVRSVGVQGDGRTYGHPIVLRPVSSEDAMTADWTRVPYETLALISNRITNEVPDVNRVVLDVTSKPPGTIEWE; this is encoded by the coding sequence GTGGCCGAGAACGCACAGACCGACTCCCAGCTCGCCGCCGAGGCGGTGGCACCCCGACCGGTACTCGTGGTGGACTTCGGCGCCCAGTACGCGCAGCTCATCGCTCGCCGCGTGCGCGAGGCGCGCATCTACTCCGAGGTGATCCCGCACACGGCGACGGTGGAGGAGATCCGCGCCAAGGACCCGGTGGCACTGGTGCTGTCCGGTGGGCCCTCCAGCGTCTACGCCGAGGACGCGCCCTCGCTCGATCCAGCGGTCTTCGATCTGGGCCTTCCGGTGTTCGGCATCTGCTACGGCTTCCAGGCGATGGCCGGTGCCCTCGGGGGCGAGGTCGCGCACACGGGCAGCCGCGAGTACGGCCGCACCGACGTGAACGTCTCCGGTGGCGTCCTGCACGCCGGGCTACCGGAGCACCACCCGGTGTGGATGAGCCACGGCGACGCGGTCACGGCCGCGCCGGAGGGGTTCACCGTCACGGCGTCGTCGCCCGGGGCCCCGGTGGCGGCGTTCGAGTGCACCGAGCGCCGGATGGCCGGGGTGCAGTACCACCCGGAGGTCCTGCACTCGCCCCACGGTCAGCAGGTGTTGAGCCGCTTCCTCACCGAGGTCGCCGGGCTCGAGCCGACGTGGACCGCCTCGAACATCGCCGACCAGCTGGTGGAGGCCGTCCGGGAGCAGATCGGCGACGGCCACGCGATCTGCGGACTGTCCGGTGGCGTCGATTCGGCCGTCGCGGCCGCCCTGGTACAGCGTGCGATCGGTGATCGCCTCACTTGCGTGTTCGTCGACCACGGTCTGTTGCGTGCGGGCGAGCGCGAGCAGGTCGAGAACGACTTCGTGGCGGCCACCGGCGCGCGCCTCATCACGCTGGACGACTCCGACGTCTTCCTCGGGCACCTCGCCGACGTCACCGATCCGGAGACCAAGCGCAAGATCATCGGCCGCGAGTTCATCCGGTCCTTCGAGCGGGCGGTGACGCAGGCGCTCGAGCTCCAGGGTTCCGGCGAGTCTGCCGCCTCCTCCGTCGACTTCCTCGTCCAGGGCACCCTCTACCCGGACGTCGTGGAGTCCGGCGGCGGTGCGGGCACGGCCAACATCAAGAGCCACCACAACGTGGGCGGTCTGCCGGACGACGTGGAGTTCACCCTCGTCGAGCCCCTGCGGTTGCTGTTCAAGGACGAGGTCCGCGCAGTGGGCCGCGAACTCGGCCTGCCCGAGGCGATCGTCGGACGCCACCCGTTCCCCGGCCCCGGGCTCGCGATCCGCATCGTCGGCGCCGTGGACCGCGACCGGCTGGAGACCCTGCGCGCGGCGGACGCCATCGTGCGCGAGGAGATGACCGCCGCCGGCCTCGACTCGACCGTGTGGCAGTGCCCGGTGGTGCTGTTGGCCGACGTCCGCTCGGTCGGTGTCCAGGGCGACGGCCGGACCTACGGCCACCCGATCGTCCTGCGACCGGTGAGTTCCGAGGACGCGATGACCGCCGACTGGACGCGCGTGCCGTACGAGACGCTGGCGCTGATCTCCAACCGCATCACCAACGAGGTCCCGGACGTCAACCGGGTCGTGCTGGATGTGACGAGCAAGCCGCCGGGCACCATCGAGTGGGAGTGA
- a CDS encoding wax ester/triacylglycerol synthase family O-acyltransferase, translating into MERMTGFDASLLYLETAQQPLVVGGILFIDVADLEVEYSFEWLRTELGRRIKELPELRRKIYDSPLNLGHPAWVEEYDLDITAHVRRVDVDHPGDDRAVFEMCGTLGSRPLDRSRPLWEMWILERLADPDTVVVYFRAHHAILDGANGASILRKFGAAGKRPSARDLDLVRVQAGSANPIRLLAGGWWDFSVRRPLTLARLVPEVVGLPFALRRSTATKKKSAESAADATGTVAETDDLVVVPKAAPFTAPRTRFNATITPHRAVWGASLDLGEITEIKDAFGVTVNDVYLAVMGGGLRRYLRSHDDLPDKSLVAVVPVSTRDVEGTQGNNRVTVLFASLGTDIADPLERLRAISARTSRGKKQSKNGMRPDLIQDVATLAPARTLQLLMRIYGDFHLADLHPVVHNLVVSNIPGPREGLDFLGARVTHMYPLGPLMHGSGVSVTAMSVDGQLDVGINACEHLVPDPDLLATGIREAMDRLLELTRAAGTDEEG; encoded by the coding sequence ATGGAACGAATGACCGGTTTCGACGCGAGCCTGCTGTACCTGGAAACCGCCCAGCAGCCCCTCGTGGTGGGCGGGATCCTGTTCATCGACGTCGCCGACCTCGAGGTCGAGTACTCCTTCGAGTGGCTCCGGACAGAGCTCGGCCGCCGGATCAAGGAACTGCCCGAACTGCGCCGCAAGATCTACGATTCCCCGCTCAACCTCGGACACCCCGCGTGGGTGGAGGAATACGACCTCGACATCACCGCGCACGTCCGCCGCGTCGACGTGGACCACCCCGGAGACGACCGCGCGGTGTTCGAGATGTGCGGCACCCTCGGCAGTCGCCCGCTCGACAGGTCACGCCCGCTGTGGGAGATGTGGATCCTCGAGCGGCTCGCCGACCCGGACACCGTCGTCGTGTACTTCCGCGCCCACCACGCCATCCTGGACGGCGCCAACGGCGCCTCCATCCTCCGCAAGTTCGGCGCCGCCGGAAAGCGACCCTCCGCCCGCGACCTCGACCTCGTGCGCGTCCAGGCGGGCAGCGCCAACCCCATCCGGCTCCTGGCCGGCGGGTGGTGGGACTTCTCCGTACGCCGCCCGCTGACCCTGGCCCGGCTCGTCCCCGAGGTCGTCGGGCTCCCCTTCGCCCTGCGCAGATCCACGGCGACAAAGAAGAAGTCGGCGGAGTCGGCCGCGGACGCGACGGGCACGGTCGCGGAGACCGACGACCTCGTCGTCGTCCCCAAGGCCGCACCGTTCACCGCCCCCCGCACCCGGTTCAACGCCACGATCACCCCCCACCGGGCCGTCTGGGGCGCCTCCCTCGACCTCGGCGAGATCACCGAGATCAAGGACGCGTTCGGCGTGACCGTCAACGACGTCTACCTCGCGGTGATGGGCGGCGGACTCCGACGGTATCTGCGCTCCCACGACGACCTGCCGGACAAGTCGCTCGTCGCGGTGGTCCCCGTCTCCACCCGCGATGTCGAGGGAACCCAGGGCAACAACCGGGTGACCGTCCTGTTCGCGTCCCTGGGGACCGACATCGCCGACCCGCTCGAGCGCCTGCGCGCCATCTCCGCCCGCACCAGCCGGGGCAAGAAGCAGTCGAAGAACGGCATGCGTCCGGACCTCATCCAGGACGTCGCCACGCTCGCCCCCGCCCGGACCCTGCAGCTGCTGATGCGGATCTACGGAGACTTCCACCTGGCGGACCTCCACCCGGTCGTGCACAACCTCGTCGTGTCGAACATCCCCGGCCCCCGCGAGGGACTGGACTTCCTCGGGGCCCGGGTCACCCACATGTACCCGCTCGGCCCCCTCATGCACGGCTCCGGGGTGTCCGTCACCGCCATGTCCGTGGACGGTCAACTCGACGTGGGGATCAACGCCTGCGAGCACCTGGTGCCCGACCCCGACCTCCTCGCCACCGGGATCCGCGAGGCCATGGACCGGTTGCTCGAGCTCACCAGGGCGGCCGGGACGGACGAGGAGGGTTGA
- a CDS encoding wax ester/triacylglycerol synthase family O-acyltransferase translates to MTGLDASFLYLETAEQIMVINGLVHLDVTTIEEGYSFERLRSGLARRVKSVPPFRRRIHDSRWNPGHPAWVEDFDFDISHHVRLIRLGPDGTEDQLLEECGRLASTPLDRTRPLWQVWVIERGEPHAPIVSAFCRVHHSLIDGMLGAELLSTLAATDATTPEQDPALVRTHVGRANTLQLIAGGARDLLGRPLTLLRLLPETLSVPAVITRARGPAGAGESMPAPFTAPRTLFNHSLTPHRALATASLDLQSVKLVTARLGGTVNDVLLTVVGGAVRSYLEAHGDAPDPPMVAIVPMSTRDDLATGGANQVSAMFASLATDVADPVERYERISAAADTTKRQAASIRPALLDNWARMSPRWVLDVGMRAYESLRLADVHPVIYNLIISNVPGPRHALYFLGARITHMHPFGPLLHGAGLSVTSLSTDGRLDLGVISCEHLVPDPDAVARGITAALDELVELTAP, encoded by the coding sequence ATGACCGGGCTCGACGCGAGCTTCCTCTACCTCGAGACCGCCGAGCAGATCATGGTGATCAACGGCCTGGTCCACCTCGACGTGACCACCATCGAGGAGGGGTACTCCTTCGAGCGCCTCCGGTCCGGACTCGCCCGACGGGTCAAGTCCGTCCCCCCGTTCCGCCGCAGGATCCACGACTCCCGGTGGAACCCCGGTCACCCGGCCTGGGTCGAGGACTTCGACTTCGACATCTCCCACCACGTCCGCCTGATCCGGCTCGGCCCGGACGGCACCGAGGACCAACTGCTGGAGGAGTGCGGCCGTCTCGCCTCCACGCCACTGGACCGAACCCGGCCACTGTGGCAGGTCTGGGTCATCGAACGGGGCGAGCCCCACGCACCGATCGTCAGCGCGTTCTGCCGGGTCCACCACTCCCTGATCGACGGCATGCTGGGCGCCGAGTTGCTCTCCACCCTCGCCGCGACGGACGCCACCACTCCCGAGCAGGATCCCGCGCTCGTGCGCACGCATGTCGGGCGGGCCAACACCCTCCAGCTGATAGCCGGCGGCGCCCGCGATCTGCTGGGCCGTCCACTCACGCTCCTGCGTCTACTCCCCGAGACCCTGTCGGTGCCCGCGGTGATCACGCGGGCACGCGGACCGGCGGGCGCCGGGGAATCCATGCCCGCCCCGTTCACAGCGCCCCGCACGCTGTTCAACCACTCGCTCACCCCGCACCGCGCCCTGGCCACCGCGTCGCTCGATCTGCAGTCCGTCAAGCTGGTCACCGCCCGCCTGGGCGGGACGGTCAACGACGTCCTGCTCACCGTGGTCGGCGGGGCGGTCCGCTCCTATCTCGAGGCACACGGCGACGCCCCCGACCCTCCCATGGTGGCGATCGTCCCCATGTCCACGCGCGACGATCTGGCCACCGGCGGCGCCAACCAGGTGTCGGCCATGTTCGCGTCCCTGGCCACGGACGTGGCCGACCCGGTCGAACGGTACGAGCGGATCTCCGCCGCGGCGGACACCACCAAGCGACAGGCCGCGAGCATCCGACCGGCCCTGCTGGACAACTGGGCCCGGATGAGCCCCCGCTGGGTCCTCGATGTGGGAATGCGGGCGTACGAGTCGCTCAGGCTCGCCGACGTCCACCCGGTGATCTACAACCTCATCATCTCCAACGTGCCCGGCCCCCGCCACGCCCTCTACTTCCTCGGCGCGCGGATCACCCACATGCACCCCTTCGGCCCGCTGCTGCACGGTGCGGGGTTGTCCGTGACCAGCCTGTCGACCGACGGGCGCCTCGACCTAGGCGTGATCTCGTGCGAGCACCTCGTGCCGGACCCGGACGCGGTGGCCCGCGGCATCACCGCCGCGCTCGATGAGCTGGTCGAGCTCACCGCGCCCTGA
- a CDS encoding FAD-dependent oxidoreductase, translating to MTSHAQSIPTDAPSTPTDTDVVVIGSGFGGSVTALRLSEKGYRVTVIEAGRRFEDADLPKTSWRLNRYVWAPKLKLFGIQRVHMMRDVMILAGAGVGGGSLNYANTLYKPTGQFFKDRQWGHITDWEEELTPFYDQGRRMLGVVTNPTHTHSDEVMKKVARDMGAEDTFVYTPVGVFFGEKTGGQGKPGERVPDPYFGGVGPDRNACIECGECMTGCRHNAKNTLMKNYLALAERAGTRILDRTTVSDLRERGDGTWEITLERTGAWTRRGKRTTTVTAGQVVVAAGTWGTQHLLHYAKDSGSLPRLSDAIGRLTRTNSEAILGAMRPNYKPEQDFSEGVAITSSFHPRPDTHIEPVRYGKGSNAIAILQTLLTDGDGPLPRWRTLLNEVRREPRMFLQLFYLRRWSQRSVIALVMQNLDNSLQTYVKRVGPFRYVTSKQGHGEPNPTWIPAGNEATRKIAEEIGGLPGGTWGEIANIPLTAHFLGGCVISDSPETGVVDPYHRVWNYPTMHIVDGSAISANLGVNPALSITAQAERAMSLWPNKGEADPRPVQGEEYRRLSPVPPVSPMVPEAAPGALRLPIVEVS from the coding sequence ATGACGTCGCACGCACAGTCGATCCCGACCGACGCCCCCTCCACTCCGACCGACACCGATGTCGTCGTCATCGGTTCCGGCTTCGGCGGCAGTGTCACGGCCCTGCGGCTGTCGGAGAAGGGGTACCGCGTCACGGTGATCGAGGCGGGCCGCCGTTTCGAGGACGCCGACCTGCCCAAGACATCCTGGCGTCTCAACCGCTACGTGTGGGCGCCCAAACTCAAGCTGTTCGGGATCCAGCGCGTCCACATGATGCGTGACGTGATGATCCTCGCCGGCGCGGGTGTCGGCGGCGGGTCCCTCAACTACGCCAACACCCTGTACAAGCCGACCGGTCAGTTCTTCAAGGACCGGCAGTGGGGCCACATCACGGACTGGGAGGAGGAACTCACCCCGTTCTACGACCAGGGCCGCCGCATGCTGGGCGTGGTCACCAACCCCACGCACACCCATTCGGACGAGGTCATGAAGAAGGTCGCCCGCGACATGGGCGCCGAGGACACCTTCGTCTACACCCCGGTCGGCGTGTTCTTCGGGGAGAAGACGGGCGGGCAGGGCAAACCCGGCGAGCGGGTCCCCGATCCGTACTTCGGCGGGGTGGGTCCGGACCGTAACGCGTGCATCGAGTGCGGCGAGTGCATGACCGGCTGCCGTCACAACGCCAAGAACACGCTGATGAAGAACTACCTGGCCCTGGCCGAGCGTGCGGGAACCCGCATCCTGGACCGGACCACGGTCAGCGACCTGCGCGAGCGGGGCGACGGCACGTGGGAGATCACCCTCGAGCGGACGGGCGCCTGGACGCGCCGCGGGAAGCGCACCACGACGGTGACCGCCGGTCAGGTCGTCGTGGCGGCCGGCACCTGGGGCACCCAGCACCTGCTCCACTACGCCAAGGACTCGGGCTCACTTCCCAGGCTCTCGGATGCGATCGGTCGGCTCACCCGCACCAACTCCGAGGCGATCCTCGGGGCGATGCGACCGAACTACAAGCCGGAGCAGGACTTCTCCGAGGGCGTGGCCATCACGTCGTCGTTCCATCCCCGCCCCGACACCCACATCGAACCGGTCCGGTACGGCAAGGGCTCCAACGCCATCGCCATCCTGCAGACCCTGCTGACGGACGGTGACGGGCCGCTCCCGCGGTGGCGCACCCTGCTGAACGAGGTCCGGCGCGAGCCCCGGATGTTCCTCCAGCTGTTCTACCTGCGCCGCTGGAGCCAGCGTTCGGTGATCGCGCTCGTGATGCAGAATCTGGACAACTCGCTGCAGACCTACGTCAAGCGCGTCGGCCCGTTCAGGTACGTCACCAGCAAGCAGGGCCACGGCGAGCCCAACCCCACCTGGATCCCCGCCGGCAACGAGGCGACCCGGAAGATCGCCGAGGAGATCGGCGGCCTACCCGGGGGCACCTGGGGTGAGATCGCCAACATCCCGCTCACCGCCCACTTCCTCGGCGGGTGCGTGATCTCGGATTCGCCCGAGACCGGGGTGGTGGATCCGTACCACCGCGTGTGGAACTACCCCACGATGCACATCGTGGACGGCTCGGCGATCTCCGCCAACCTCGGCGTGAACCCGGCGCTCAGCATCACCGCCCAGGCCGAACGTGCCATGTCGCTGTGGCCCAACAAGGGTGAGGCGGACCCGCGCCCGGTCCAGGGTGAGGAGTACCGCCGCCTCTCGCCGGTCCCGCCCGTGTCGCCGATGGTTCCGGAGGCCGCCCCGGGAGCGCTGCGGCTGCCGATCGTCGAGGTCAGCTGA
- a CDS encoding GuaB3 family IMP dehydrogenase-related protein: MRNVVEIGLGREARRMYGLGEVDIVPSRRTRSSKEVSTAWQIDAYQMDIPVMTHPTDAVVSPSSAVEFSKLGGLAVLNGEGLWARHADPDAVIAELRELALDDVTGHRAVARLQELHRAPIDRELLAAAVHRIRDEGATVAVRVSPQHARELTPGLVAAGIDMLVVQGTIISAEHVSGEDAPLDLREFIGGLDVPVIAGGVVDYKTALHLMRTGAAGVIVGYGGVDGITTTGQVLGMEVHMATAIADAAAARRDYLDETGGRYVHVLADGDIYTSGDIARAVACGADAVVLGPLLAGSLESPGRGVYWDAVSAHPKVPRGHVSEVEDETALAPLAEVLEGPTSVPDGTRNLMGGLRRAMAKCGYSDVKGFQKVDLSVRP, encoded by the coding sequence GTGCGCAACGTCGTGGAGATCGGCCTGGGTCGCGAGGCCCGTCGTATGTACGGACTGGGCGAGGTCGACATCGTCCCTTCCCGCCGCACCCGTAGCTCCAAGGAGGTGTCCACCGCCTGGCAGATCGACGCCTACCAGATGGACATCCCCGTGATGACCCACCCGACCGACGCGGTGGTCTCCCCGTCCTCGGCGGTGGAGTTCTCCAAGCTCGGTGGTCTGGCCGTCCTCAACGGTGAGGGACTCTGGGCCCGCCACGCGGATCCCGATGCGGTGATCGCCGAGCTGCGGGAGCTGGCCTTGGACGACGTGACCGGGCACCGGGCCGTGGCGCGGCTGCAGGAGCTGCACCGTGCGCCCATCGACCGCGAGCTCCTCGCCGCCGCGGTCCACCGCATCCGGGACGAGGGCGCGACCGTCGCGGTGCGGGTCTCGCCGCAGCACGCGCGCGAGCTCACCCCGGGACTCGTCGCGGCCGGGATCGACATGCTGGTCGTGCAGGGCACCATCATCTCGGCCGAGCACGTCAGCGGCGAGGACGCCCCTCTCGACCTCAGGGAGTTCATCGGGGGCCTGGACGTCCCGGTGATCGCCGGCGGCGTGGTCGACTACAAGACCGCGCTGCACCTCATGCGCACCGGTGCGGCCGGCGTGATCGTGGGGTACGGCGGCGTCGACGGCATCACGACGACCGGCCAGGTGCTCGGTATGGAGGTGCACATGGCCACCGCGATCGCCGACGCGGCCGCGGCCCGCCGGGACTACCTGGACGAGACCGGGGGCCGCTACGTCCACGTGCTGGCGGACGGTGACATCTACACCTCCGGCGACATCGCCCGCGCAGTGGCGTGCGGCGCCGACGCCGTGGTCCTGGGACCCCTCCTGGCGGGGTCTCTGGAGTCCCCGGGCCGAGGCGTCTACTGGGATGCGGTCTCGGCTCACCCCAAGGTGCCGCGGGGGCACGTGTCCGAGGTGGAGGACGAGACGGCCCTGGCGCCGCTGGCAGAGGTCCTCGAGGGGCCGACCAGCGTCCCGGACGGCACCCGGAACCTCATGGGTGGCCTGCGTCGGGCCATGGCCAAGTGCGGCTACTCCGATGTCAAGGGATTCCAGAAGGTGGACCTGTCCGTCCGGCCCTGA
- the guaB gene encoding IMP dehydrogenase encodes MSESNGPVRTGGDDPTKVAMVGLTFDDVLLLPAASEVVPSEVDTSTRLTRDITLRVPLISSAMDTVTEARMAIAMARQGGIGVLHRNLSVGDQAAQVETVKRSEAGMVTDPVTCAPSDTLAEVDEKCARYRISGLPVTDERGELVGIITNRDMRFEMDKSRRVDEVMTRAPLVVAREGVTAEAALGLLRRHKIEKLPIVDGDGRLTGLITVKDFVKTEKHPDATKDSDGRLRVAAAIGTGEDAWQRAGALTDAGVDALVVDTAHAHNRNALDMVARVKRELGDRVQVIGGNLATRGAAQAMIDAGADAIKVGIGPGSICTTRVVAGVGAPQITAILEASVAAKAAGIPVIADGGMQYSGDVAKAIAAGASSCMFGSLLAGCTESPGELIFVDGKQYKVYRGMGSLGAMRGRGKPGQEKSFSKDRYFQDDVLSEEKLVPEGIEGRVPYRGDVGQVLHQLAGGLRAGMGYTGAATIPEMNRAQFVQITAAGLRESHPHAIQMTVEAPNYNVKD; translated from the coding sequence ATGAGCGAGTCGAATGGCCCCGTGCGTACCGGCGGCGACGACCCGACCAAGGTCGCGATGGTGGGCCTGACGTTCGACGACGTTCTCCTCCTCCCGGCCGCGTCCGAGGTGGTCCCCAGTGAGGTCGACACCAGCACCCGGCTGACCCGGGACATCACCCTCCGGGTGCCCCTGATCTCGTCGGCGATGGATACCGTGACCGAGGCCCGCATGGCGATCGCCATGGCCCGTCAGGGCGGGATCGGAGTCCTCCACCGGAACCTCTCCGTGGGGGATCAGGCCGCCCAGGTCGAGACCGTCAAGCGGTCCGAGGCGGGCATGGTCACCGACCCGGTGACCTGCGCGCCCAGCGACACCCTCGCCGAGGTCGACGAGAAGTGCGCCCGCTACCGCATCTCGGGTCTGCCGGTCACGGACGAGCGCGGCGAGCTGGTCGGCATCATCACCAACCGCGACATGCGGTTCGAGATGGACAAGTCCCGGCGGGTCGACGAGGTCATGACCCGGGCACCCCTGGTGGTCGCGCGTGAAGGGGTCACCGCGGAGGCGGCGCTCGGCCTGCTGCGCCGGCACAAGATCGAGAAGCTGCCGATCGTGGATGGTGACGGGCGCCTGACCGGGCTCATCACGGTCAAGGACTTCGTCAAGACGGAGAAGCATCCCGACGCCACCAAGGACTCGGACGGCCGTCTGCGCGTGGCCGCCGCCATCGGTACGGGGGAGGACGCCTGGCAGCGTGCCGGGGCGCTCACCGACGCCGGGGTGGACGCGCTGGTCGTCGACACCGCCCATGCCCACAACCGCAACGCCCTCGACATGGTCGCCAGGGTGAAGCGTGAGCTCGGTGACCGTGTGCAGGTGATCGGTGGCAACCTCGCGACCCGTGGCGCCGCGCAGGCGATGATCGACGCGGGCGCGGACGCCATCAAGGTGGGCATCGGTCCCGGCTCGATCTGCACCACCCGCGTGGTCGCGGGTGTGGGCGCCCCGCAGATCACGGCGATCCTCGAGGCCTCGGTGGCGGCGAAGGCGGCGGGCATCCCCGTCATCGCCGACGGCGGTATGCAGTACTCCGGTGACGTGGCCAAGGCGATCGCCGCCGGCGCGTCCTCCTGCATGTTCGGCTCGCTGCTCGCCGGGTGCACCGAATCGCCGGGCGAGCTGATCTTCGTGGACGGCAAGCAGTACAAGGTCTACCGCGGCATGGGCTCGCTGGGCGCGATGCGCGGGCGCGGCAAACCCGGGCAGGAGAAGTCGTTCTCCAAGGACCGGTACTTCCAGGACGATGTGCTGTCCGAGGAGAAGCTGGTGCCCGAGGGCATCGAGGGGCGGGTCCCGTACCGGGGGGACGTCGGCCAGGTGCTCCACCAGCTCGCCGGCGGGCTGCGTGCGGGCATGGGCTACACCGGTGCGGCCACCATCCCGGAGATGAACCGCGCCCAGTTCGTCCAGATCACGGCCGCGGGGCTCCGGGAGAGCCACCCGCACGCGATCCAGATGACGGTCGAGGCCCCCAACTACAACGTCAAGGACTGA
- a CDS encoding DUF5319 domain-containing protein, with product MNDPLRHGMPPDPFAGDPDDPAAELAELDPVDDGMPAGPLDADERRAIEEDLADLAEFRHLLAPIGVKGVAVQCDDCAEEHYHEWDMLRANLMQLLEDGSLLPHEPAFDPIPDDYVTWEYCRGYADAVRALRPRRLNWRR from the coding sequence GTGAACGATCCCCTACGGCACGGAATGCCGCCCGACCCGTTCGCCGGTGATCCGGATGATCCCGCTGCGGAACTGGCCGAGCTCGACCCCGTCGACGACGGCATGCCCGCCGGCCCCCTCGACGCGGATGAGCGGCGAGCGATCGAGGAGGATCTCGCGGACCTCGCGGAGTTCCGCCACCTGTTGGCCCCGATCGGGGTGAAGGGCGTGGCCGTCCAGTGCGACGACTGCGCGGAGGAGCACTACCACGAGTGGGACATGCTCCGGGCCAACCTCATGCAGTTGCTCGAGGACGGTTCCCTGCTGCCGCACGAGCCCGCCTTCGATCCGATCCCCGACGACTACGTGACCTGGGAGTACTGCCGCGGTTACGCGGATGCCGTCCGCGCCCTGCGCCCGCGCCGGTTGAACTGGCGGCGCTGA
- a CDS encoding sigma-70 family RNA polymerase sigma factor, with the protein MTGTADELELAVADAVKGDRTAAARVLELVRPGVVRYCRSRVGGSERVNLSADDVAQEVLIAVLSALPGYRDQGRPFMAFVYGIAAHKVADAHRGAARNKSDPVEYLPEVLSTDTGPEDHVLDGEVSRAVSRLLGTLPEKQREIIRLRVVVGLSAEETAEIVDSTAGAVRVAQHRAMKQLRARIEQDGEERWR; encoded by the coding sequence ATGACAGGTACAGCAGACGAGTTGGAACTCGCCGTAGCCGATGCGGTCAAGGGTGACCGCACCGCCGCCGCGCGGGTGCTGGAGCTCGTACGGCCCGGTGTGGTGCGGTATTGCCGCTCCCGTGTCGGTGGCTCGGAGAGGGTCAACCTGTCTGCTGACGATGTCGCCCAGGAAGTGCTGATCGCGGTCCTCTCGGCTCTGCCGGGATACCGGGACCAGGGACGTCCCTTCATGGCCTTCGTGTACGGGATCGCGGCCCACAAGGTCGCGGACGCCCATCGTGGCGCCGCGCGGAACAAGTCCGATCCCGTGGAGTACCTCCCCGAGGTGCTCTCTACCGACACGGGGCCGGAGGACCACGTCCTCGACGGCGAGGTGTCGAGAGCGGTGAGCCGCCTCCTCGGCACCCTGCCCGAGAAACAGAGGGAGATAATCCGGCTCCGTGTGGTGGTCGGACTGTCCGCGGAGGAAACCGCGGAGATCGTCGACAGTACGGCCGGAGCCGTGCGGGTCGCCCAACACCGGGCGATGAAGCAGCTCCGGGCGAGGATCGAGCAGGACGGAGAGGAGCGATGGCGATGA